The genomic region GGTTGCCGCACATCGCGTTGACCGAGTCCGTCAAGTCCTTCCAGGTGCCGGCGACGCCCGGCACGATGGCCTGGCCGCCGAGCTTGCCGTCGGTGCCGACCTCGCGTGCCACGCGCGTCACTTCGGAGGCGAACGAGCGCAGCTGGTCCACCATCGTATTGATGGCTTCCTTGAGCTGGAGGATCTCGCCGCGGACGTCGACCGTGATCTTCTTGGAGAGATCACCGTTGGCGACCGCGATCGTCACCTCGGCGATGTTGCGAACCTGGTTGGTCAGGTTGTTCGCCATCGAGTTGACGCTCTCGGTGAGGTCCTTCCAGACGCCGGTCACCTCGGGCACCTGGGCCTGACCGCCGAGCTTGCCCTCGGTGCCGACCTCGCGCGCCACGCGCGTCACCTCGGAGGTGAAAACGCTGAGCTGCTTGATCATGGTGTTGACGATGGTCGCCGACTGCAAGAACTCGCCGCCGAGCGGACGGCCGTCGACGTCGAGCTTGACGGTCTGCAGCAGGTCGCCTTGTGCCACGGCGGCGACGGCGCGCGTCACCTCGCGCGTCGGCCACAACAGGTCGTCGATCAGCGTGTTGACCGAACCTTCCATGTCGGCCCAGGAGCCCGAGGCGAGGCCGAACTTCACGCGCTGGCGGGTCTTGCCTTCGCGCCCCACCACCTGGCCGACCAGCTCGAGCTGCTGCGCCATGCGCTGGTTGGCTGCGATGATTTCGTTAAGAGTGTCGGCAATTTTGCCGTCAATGCCGAGATAGTCGCCGCTCATGCGTACCGAGAAGTCACCGCTGCGCATCGCCTGCAAGGCGAGCAGCAGTTCCGCGCGGGAATCCGGCTCGGACGTACCGTTGATCTTTGGCTTTGGGACGCGACGACCGGAGCGTGATGCAGTTCCGGGATCGAGGTCGCTCATACTGATTCCCCCGCAGGCGTCGGCCGAATCCGCGGCAAGACGCATTGGTCGAAATAGAGCGTCAGCCAAATTCGAAATCAAGCGCCAAGGTACGGCGCCGGGAAATGGAACCCGCTTTGCTCAGCCCGACCAAGCTAACGACGATCCTCCGATTTGGTTCCACGCCACCCGGAAAGAAAAGCCTTTGGAGTCCGGTCACTCGTCCGTCGTCGGCGTCCATCCTTCGGAACGGAGCGCCGAGCCTGACGGTTAGCCAGCGCAGACAGGGAGAACGGATATGAAAGCAGCACTTGCCGCCATCGCTATTGTCGTGCTTGCCGCGGGAGCGGCTCTGGCGCAGGGCGGTGCGCCAAGCGGGCGCGGGTCCGTGACGGGCGACCCCGCCGCAAGCTCCGCCAACCCGCAGGCAGACACGACCACCGGAGCGGCCACGCGCTCGAATCCAAGCGGAAGCGGCACGTCGTCTTCCGGCGGCAAGGACGACAACGGCGATGCGGGTCGCGACAAGATGCCGGAGAGCGACCGCACCGTGCGGCCGCAAAGCCAGCAACATCCGAGCGACAAGTAGAGGTTATTTGTCCGCCATGGTGCGCTCGGCGTCCTTGACCTGCGCCCGCAGCAGCGGCAGCTGTTCGCGCGCGAACGCTGCAAGCGCCGCATTGTCGGGCGCCGCCAGATAGCGCTCGAGCAGGCCGATGATCGATTCATATTCGGGAATCTGCGCGGCGTAGAAGCTCCTGACGTAGGCCGGGCCGTCCGACATTTCGGGCTCGACGAGGCTCGCGCTTGGAGAGGTGGGTGCGGCCTTGCCGACGTGCAGTTCCGCGCCGATGGCCTCCTGGACCTCTTTCAGCCTCTTGTCGCGCTTGACCGCTTCCTCGACGCGCAGGGCGGCGAGATTCTTGACCTCCGCGTTGCCCTTGAGGTCGGTGTTCTCCAGAAGCCCCTGTTGAAACCGGCTGAAATTGTAGACGCCGCTGATCACCTCGATGGCGGAGGGCGGCCGTTCGCCGGGCTTTCGTTCGGCAACGCTGTCGGCAAGCACCGAGGTGCTGATCAATGCCAGCATGATTGCGGCGATAACTCGCATCGATCTTCAATGACCAACGGCGTTCGAAAGTTCCCCGACCATTACGATCCGGTAAGCGGGTTGCGACGCAAGAGTTCCGTCCCCACGTCCTTTGAATGAAACAGTCTGA from Bradyrhizobium sp. CB1015 harbors:
- a CDS encoding DUF4142 domain-containing protein; this encodes MRVIAAIMLALISTSVLADSVAERKPGERPPSAIEVISGVYNFSRFQQGLLENTDLKGNAEVKNLAALRVEEAVKRDKRLKEVQEAIGAELHVGKAAPTSPSASLVEPEMSDGPAYVRSFYAAQIPEYESIIGLLERYLAAPDNAALAAFAREQLPLLRAQVKDAERTMADK